A region of the Desulfobacter postgatei 2ac9 genome:
GATTATTGATATTGTAGATCAAATTGCACCTTTTTCCCTGGCTGAATCCTGGGATAATTCAGGGCTTCAAGTCGGTGATCCCCGATGGCCGGTGTCCAGTATCCTAATTGCCCTGGACGTCACAGATAAGGCTTTGTCCGAAGCGGAAAAGCTGGGGTGTGATATGCTGATTACCCATCATCCCCTGGTCATGTCACCTGAAAAGCAGATTGATTTCAGCAGGATGCCTGGAACTGCCATTCTGACCAGTGCCAGATCTCGAATTGCCGTAGTCAGTGCCCACACAAACCTGGATAAGGCTCAGGATGGTTTGAACGACTATCTGGCCCAAAAATTGGATATTTTTTGCACAGATGTTTTTTTTTCCGATGCAATGAAAAATGAATCTGCCGGACAGATTCAAGGACTTGGGCGCATTGGGCAGCTTGGGGAGACCATGACACTTGAACAACTGGCTTACCGGATTAAAGAAGAATTGGGAATTCCCCGCGTAAGAATTATTGGTAACCCCGGGAACATGGTATCAACCGCAGCATTGTGTTCGGGTTCCGGCGGGTCCTTGACAACTCAATTTTTAGGCTCGGGAATGGATGTCTATATCACAGGGGATTTGAAATATCACGAAGCTCGGGATATAGAGTCCCATGGTAAGTCCGCAGTTGATGTCGGCCATTTTTCTTCCGAATCAATTGCTGTCGAACTTTTGAAAAAACGTCTTGGGCAGATGTTTGATGCCAGAAAATATGAAATTTTAATTAATTCATATGATCAGGAACAAGATCCATTTTTAACTATATGAGGATGTAACACCTTATGTCAAAACCAGATATTGCCACCCTTGTAAAACTTCAGGAGGCTGAAACCCAAATAGTTCGTCTTAATGACGTACTGCATGAGGTTGAAAAAAAGAAAATCAAACTGGCATCCAGGCTCAAACAGTTTGCAGCAGCGCTCAAGGAAAATACCGAAGAACTTGAAAGACTGGAAAAAAATTGCATTGACAGTGAAAATGAAATTAAAATTGTTGATGCCCGCATTATCAAAAGTAATGAAACCCTTCGTAATGTAACCACAAATAAAGAGTATCAGGTTTTGCTCAGGGAGGTGGATGATAATAAAAAAAGAAAAGATGCCTTAGAGACAGAGTTGTTACAGATCATGGAAGAGCGGGAAAAGTCCCAGGCTGTTGTGGATGAAAGTACAAAAGAATATCAGCAGCTCGAAGAACAGATCAAAGCGGAACAGAACCAGATTGAAGAACAAACCACTAAGGACCGCAAGCTGCTTGAGGAATATCTTAAAAGCCAGAAAGAAATCGGTGTAAGTTTGGATCCTAAACTTTTAGATCGGTTCAAACGCATTTCCAAAATGAATCAGGGGTCTGCCGTTGCCAATGTGCAGGATCAGGTCTGTTTAGGGTGTTTTATGAATATTCCACCCCAGCTGTATATCGAAGTTCAGCGCGGAAATCAGTTGATACTCTGTCCCCAGTGTAGCCGAATTCTTTATTATGATAAAAGCTGATACTTAGAATTAGATTGAAGAACAATTTTAATTTCGGTCTGACCGGAACAAACGGTCGCTGGGCGAATTAACGCCGGGAGGAAAGTCCGAACACCGCAGGGCAGGACGCTCCATAACGTGGAGTCACGGTGACGTGAAGGAAAGTGCAACAGAGAGTAGACCGCCCAGCCACTCACTCAATCGAACAGGTGTCTTTAGTACAGATGATTGTTCGATTGAGTGAGTGGCTGGGTAAGGGTGAAACGGTGCGGTAAGAGCGCACCAGTTCTCCGGGTGACCGGGGAAGCTTGGTAAACCCCGTCCGGTGCAAGACCAAATAGAGAGACGCTTGAGGGCTGCCCGCCCAAGTCTCCGGGTAGGTTGCTCGAGATGTATGGTAACATACATACTAGATGAATGACCGTTGATCTTTTTGCGGGTAACCGCAGGAAGGTAACAGAATTCGGCTTACGGGCCGGTCAGACCGAAATTTAAATACTGGATAAATATCTATGAATGAAACCTGTGACATCTCTTTTAGAGAGAAAGCCAATATTTTTTCATATGAGTATCTTCAGTGCATTTTGTTCATTATTGGGTTGAATGACGACAGTTATCTTTTTACCAAGAAACTTTGCTCAAAACTGATCATCACCTCGCACATCATGGAAGATTTTCTTGACTTTCACGGTGCAAAAAAAAATAAAGACTGGGTATTTTACCGTGCAATATCCGCAGCAATTCGACATCTTTCCCTTGCCTGTTATTCCCAGCGTCACACCCTGGACCGGTTCGACTTTTACAATTTCGGGGAGCAGAACCACAGTGCTTTTAAGCAGGAAGCTCTGGGTATGCTTAAATTTCTCCAGGATGCTCTTCACCAGGCCGCACCCGTAGCTTTGAGAGAGGCAAAACGTTTGGGTATCACCATCCCGGAGTCCGGCTATGACCTGGAATACTTCCCCGGTATTGCCACTGCCGGCCAACTGGAACATAATATTGATGACGCCATGCCCCAACGCAGTCAGAAAAAAAATCTGACACGAATCTCCAGTCAGTTTCTTGAATTGATCCGGGATTTTGAACAGTTTACCTTTTATGAACGTTATGACCTTGAAACGATTTACAAGCTTGTTCCTGATGTTATCAACGAGGTGACAATGAGAAGCTATGAGATGCGGGTGCATAATATTCAGTCTTCTTTTGATTCCTATGTGATCACCACGTTGCAGTCCCCTGATACTGAACTTTTAAGCCAGTTGCGCAGTCATTTTTCCATCGTATTTCATATCCTGCAGGTTTTAGGGCGTTTGCTTCATTTTTATGAACGTCACCTGTATGATACCGGTTTTAAACATGTTTATAGAAATATCAGGCTCTCCCTTTCCGACCTCATTGATCCGGATGCTGTTCTGGATCGTGCTATGAATTACTGTCTATATTATGCAGGTCGTTTTTTATCCTCCGGCAAGGCCGTGGCTACCCGGGTTTTAAACGATAATATGGAATCAGGAACAATTGAAGTGGGTATTCCCAAAGACAGGGGATTTCACAGTCGGCCAAGCCTTCTGGTCGCAAAAATTGTCCAGCATTACGGCGGAGAAGTCAAGCTTCATGTCGGAAAAGATCAGTTTGATGCGTCCTCGGTTCTTGACATTCAGTGGGCCGGGGGGAAAATTAAAAAAGAGGAAATTGAGACGGTCGTTTTTACCGGAGATTCCAGGGCCTTGAATGATTTGAAAATCCTTTCCGGTGTCAATTATGGTGAAGACCATATGGGAAAGGGAATTCCTTTGCCCCGCGAATTGAGTTATTTGATTTAAAATTTATGTCTGACACGGAAAATAAAGAGAAATTTAAAAATATTGCTATTATTGTGGCGGGTGGAAAAGGGCTGCGTATGCAATCCTCTGTTAAAAAACAGTTCATTGATCTGGACGGTATTCCGGTAATTGTCCGCACCCTTGCTGCCTTTGACATGCACTGTCGGGTGGATGAGATTATTCTGGTGGTTCCGGAACAGGATCTGGATTTTACCCGCAATGACCTTTTGCACCGATTTTCATTTTCCACACCTTTGCATATTATCAAAGGTGGTGTTACCCGACAGGATTCCGTGGGAAACGGACTTGATAAAGCATTGAAAATTTGTATTCGACCGGAAATAACATTTGTGCTGATTCACGACGGGGTCCGGCCCTTTGTAGGTGAAAATCTGGTTGATCGATGCCTTGACGGTGCTTTGAAAAATGGTGCCTGTATTCCGGTTCTTGGTATCTTTGATACAGTAAAAAGGGCTGATAAAAATGGCAAAATAATCTGTACCCTTGACCGGGATGGACTCTTTCGGGCCCAGACGCCCCAGGTCTTTCGCCTGGATCTGATTGTCAAAGCTGCTTCCTATGCACGGAATACCGATTTTTTGGGCACGGACGAAGCGTCGATCTGCGAACATGCGAAACTCCCGGTAGATATTGTGGATGGCGGACCCTTCAATATCAAGCTCACTTCCCCCCAGGATCTGATTTTCGCAGGCCTGATCATTCAAGCAAAAAAAGAGGCAGAAATAGTCGGGAATTCAGGTTTTTTTAATTAAAATTATTACCGGAAGATCCTTCTTTAATTTGCCATCGTATTTTATACAGTCCCGGGGTTTACTTTGTTGCGAAATTATGGCAGATTCTAATGCAATGGTGTAGAAAATTTCGTGATTAACCCGTTCAAAGCTTTTAAAATTGACTTTGAATTAAATTTACGCTTAATCGTTAATGAGATTCAGCATTGTTTATTAGACATTAATCATTCCCGGAGGTGCCTGAAATGGCGGAAAAGCCCGCGATCAAGATCGGATATCTGAAAATCACTGATCATTTCATTCTCGGTGTAACAGCTCGAAAATTACAACAAGGTATGGAAACCTTTAAACACTGCACACTGGAACCTGTGGTTAAAAACGGGTGGAATGAAGTTGCTGACGCGCTTTCTGTAAAATCACTGGACGGGGCGCTGATTCTCGCACCGACAGCCATGGACCTTTTCAAATCCGGAGTTGATCTCAAATTGTTGTTGCTCGCCCATAAAAACGGCAGTGTTCTCGTTAAAAATAAAAGAGCCAATATTAATTCCGTTGAGGATTTCGCGGGCAAAACCGTATTGATTCCATATCAGCTTTCCATCCACAATATGCTGTTTCACAAGCTGTTATCCGAAAAAGGGTTGAAACCCGGACGTGCCACGGAAAAGGGAATTGATGTCACCCTTGAGGTTGTTGCACCTTTCCAGATGCCCGAAGCCCTTGAATATGACGAAGACGGCGAAATCGGCGGGTTTATCGTCGCTGAACCATTTGGATCCCAGGTTATAGCAGCCGGGCATGGTGAAGAATTTGAACTGTCAAAAAATCTGTGGGCCAAACACCCCTGCTGTGTTTTTGTTATGCGTTCCGAGGTTATCGAAAAAAACCCCGAAGCCATGCAGGAAATTTGCACAAGTTTTGTCCGCTCAGGGCTTGCCATTGATGCCCAGCCTGAGCCGGCTTCAATTATTGGTGCTGAGTTTTTTTCCCAGGATAAGGATATCATCCGACGGGTGCTTACAACCCCGCCTGACCGGATTCTGACAGGAGAGCTTTATCCTCAAAAGGAAGATCTTGATATAATCCAGAAATATATGATGGATAAAATGAATATTATGACATCTCTCATTGATCTGGATAAATTTGTGGACACGCGTTTCGCCGATGCTGCAGGGGCAAAATAACAGTTCCAATACGTTGTTGAATTGCTTTTCGCTTTGTGGTGGCTTGATTCTTGGTTTTGATGGATCAAGTCAGCTCACGGTCTTTATTTTGCAGAATCAATAAAGCCGTAAATTTTATCTACGGCTTTTAATCCCCAGGCGGGTTTCCCGGACAGGGTGGCGACATCGTCGCGGTTGAGTCGATCCGTTGTCTGCTGAGCTGTAAGGCCTTGTCCCTTTAATTCAATAATGATTTTCATAATAGCGGCTTTGTATTTTTTAATATCCTGATTCGGCGAAATATTTGGTTTTATTGAGGGCGTGCCCTTAACCTGACTTTCCACTCCAGACCGGGCGCGCCCTG
Encoded here:
- a CDS encoding Nif3-like dinuclear metal center hexameric protein, coding for MPTVKQIIDIVDQIAPFSLAESWDNSGLQVGDPRWPVSSILIALDVTDKALSEAEKLGCDMLITHHPLVMSPEKQIDFSRMPGTAILTSARSRIAVVSAHTNLDKAQDGLNDYLAQKLDIFCTDVFFSDAMKNESAGQIQGLGRIGQLGETMTLEQLAYRIKEELGIPRVRIIGNPGNMVSTAALCSGSGGSLTTQFLGSGMDVYITGDLKYHEARDIESHGKSAVDVGHFSSESIAVELLKKRLGQMFDARKYEILINSYDQEQDPFLTI
- a CDS encoding zinc ribbon domain-containing protein translates to MSKPDIATLVKLQEAETQIVRLNDVLHEVEKKKIKLASRLKQFAAALKENTEELERLEKNCIDSENEIKIVDARIIKSNETLRNVTTNKEYQVLLREVDDNKKRKDALETELLQIMEEREKSQAVVDESTKEYQQLEEQIKAEQNQIEEQTTKDRKLLEEYLKSQKEIGVSLDPKLLDRFKRISKMNQGSAVANVQDQVCLGCFMNIPPQLYIEVQRGNQLILCPQCSRILYYDKS
- a CDS encoding HPr family phosphocarrier protein — protein: MNETCDISFREKANIFSYEYLQCILFIIGLNDDSYLFTKKLCSKLIITSHIMEDFLDFHGAKKNKDWVFYRAISAAIRHLSLACYSQRHTLDRFDFYNFGEQNHSAFKQEALGMLKFLQDALHQAAPVALREAKRLGITIPESGYDLEYFPGIATAGQLEHNIDDAMPQRSQKKNLTRISSQFLELIRDFEQFTFYERYDLETIYKLVPDVINEVTMRSYEMRVHNIQSSFDSYVITTLQSPDTELLSQLRSHFSIVFHILQVLGRLLHFYERHLYDTGFKHVYRNIRLSLSDLIDPDAVLDRAMNYCLYYAGRFLSSGKAVATRVLNDNMESGTIEVGIPKDRGFHSRPSLLVAKIVQHYGGEVKLHVGKDQFDASSVLDIQWAGGKIKKEEIETVVFTGDSRALNDLKILSGVNYGEDHMGKGIPLPRELSYLI
- the ispD gene encoding 2-C-methyl-D-erythritol 4-phosphate cytidylyltransferase; the encoded protein is MSDTENKEKFKNIAIIVAGGKGLRMQSSVKKQFIDLDGIPVIVRTLAAFDMHCRVDEIILVVPEQDLDFTRNDLLHRFSFSTPLHIIKGGVTRQDSVGNGLDKALKICIRPEITFVLIHDGVRPFVGENLVDRCLDGALKNGACIPVLGIFDTVKRADKNGKIICTLDRDGLFRAQTPQVFRLDLIVKAASYARNTDFLGTDEASICEHAKLPVDIVDGGPFNIKLTSPQDLIFAGLIIQAKKEAEIVGNSGFFN
- a CDS encoding ABC transporter substrate-binding protein, coding for MAEKPAIKIGYLKITDHFILGVTARKLQQGMETFKHCTLEPVVKNGWNEVADALSVKSLDGALILAPTAMDLFKSGVDLKLLLLAHKNGSVLVKNKRANINSVEDFAGKTVLIPYQLSIHNMLFHKLLSEKGLKPGRATEKGIDVTLEVVAPFQMPEALEYDEDGEIGGFIVAEPFGSQVIAAGHGEEFELSKNLWAKHPCCVFVMRSEVIEKNPEAMQEICTSFVRSGLAIDAQPEPASIIGAEFFSQDKDIIRRVLTTPPDRILTGELYPQKEDLDIIQKYMMDKMNIMTSLIDLDKFVDTRFADAAGAK